The nucleotide window CGCAGAGCATCACCCGTCGGTTTCCGGACGCCGCGCACTTTTCGACGGCGAAACGCATGTCCGGCGGCGCGACGAACTGCCCTTTCTTGACGTTGATCGGCTTCCCCGTCTCGGCCGCCGCGGTGAGGAGGTCGGTCTGCCGGCAGAGGAAAGCGGGGATCTGCAGCACGTCGAGGACGCGGGCCGCCTTCGCGGCCTGCCCCGGCGCGTGGATGTCGGAGATGACCGGCAGCCCCGTCTTCTCCTTGACTTCCGCGAGGATGTCGAGGCCCTCCTCGAGCCCCGGGCCGCGGAACGAGGAGATCGAGGAGCGGTTCGCCTTGTCGAACGAGGACTTGAAGACGATCCGGGCGCCGGTCTTCTCGGCCACCGCGCGGATCTTGCGCGCCATCGCGAGGGAATGCTTGCGCGACTCGATGACGCAGGGTCCGGCGAAGAAGAGCGGGGGAGAGCCGCCGCCGATCGCGAAGCCGCGAGCGATCTCGATTCGCGAAGAGGACATTCGGCGGAAGTTTATCAGCGGGCCTTCGCCCGCCGCCCCACTAAGTCCGATCGGTTCGAACGCCCGCCCGTTCGGCCGCCGCGGCGTCGGTCTCGAGTTTCGCCGCCGCCCGGTGCGCCTTGGCCGCCCGGATGAAGTCCCGGAACAGCGGATGGCAGGCGAACGGCTTCGACTTGAGCTCCGGGTGGAACTGGCAGCCGAGGAACCACGGATGGTCGTCGTGGATCTCGATGATCTCGACGAATTTCCCGTCCGGCGACATCCCGGTGAACGAGAGGCCGTGCTGCTTGAGCTGGGGGAGGTACTCCTGGTTGACCTCGTAGCGGTGCCGGTGGCGGTCCCACACGAGAGACTCGCCGTAGGCCCGCGCCGCGAACGAGCCGGGGGAGAGCTCGGCCGGGTACTTGCCGAGGCGCATCGTGCCGCCGAGCGCGTCGACGCCGATCAGGTCCCTCAGCTTGTAGATGACCTTGTACTTGGGCTCTTCGTCGAATTCGGTCGAGTTCGCGCCCTCGAGCCCGCAGACGTTGCGCGCGAACTCGATGACGGCGCACTGGAGCCCGAGGCAGATCCCGAAGAAGGGGACCTTCTTCTCCCGCGCGTAGCGGATCGCGCGCATCATTCCTTCCGTGCCGCGCTTGCCGAAGCCGCCCGGGACGAGGATCGCGTCGGCGCGGAAGAGGTCCTCGGGGTAGTTCTCCCCTTCGAGCGTTTCGGCGTCGATGTACGTGAGCTTCACCTTCACGTCGTTGGCGATTCCGCCGTGCACGAGCGCCTCGTTGAGCGACTTGTAGGAGTCCCCGTAGTCGACGTACTTTCCGACGACGCCGATCTCGACTTCTCCGTGAGGCGACTTGATCCGGTTGACCAGGCTCTCCCACTTCGAAAGGTCCCGCTCGTAGTGCGGAAGGTTCAGCAGGTCGAGGATCTGCGTGTCGAGGTTCTCCGACGCGAAGGCGAGCGGCACCTCGTAGATCGACGGAACGTCGCGGGCCGTGATGACGGCTTCGACCGGCACGTTGCAGAAAAGGGCGATCTTGCGCTTGATCTCGAGCGGCAGCGGCCGGTCGGTCCGGCAGAGGAGGATGTCGGGCTGGATCCCGATCGAGAGGAGCTCTTTGACGGAATGCTGGGTCGGCTTCGTCTTGAGCTCGTCGGAGGCCTTGATGTAGGGCACGAGCGTCAGGTGGATGTTGACGGCGTTTCCGCGGCCGACGTCGAGCCGGAACTGCCGCATCGCCTCGAGGAAGGGGAGCGATTCGATGTCGCCGACCGTCCCGCCGATCTCGATGATGACGACGTCGGCCTCGGAGGAGACCGACCGCATCGCCTCCTTGATCTCGTCGGTGATGTGCGGGATCACCTGGACGGTCTTGCCGAGGTAGTCGCCGCGGCGCTCCTTGTCGATGACCGCCTTGTAGATGCGCCCCGTCGTCGTGTTGTTGAGGCGCGACCCGGTCATCGACGTGAACCGCTCGTAGTGTCCGAGGTCGAGGTCCGTCTCCGCGCCGTCGTCGGTGACGAACACCTCGCCGTGCTGGAAGGGCGACATCGTTCCGGGGTCCACGTTCAGGTACGGGTCGAGCTTCGCGAGCGCGACCGTGAATCCGCGGGCCTCCAGCAGGGCGCCGATCGAGGAGGCCGCGATCCCTTTTCCGAGCGACGACACGACGCCGCCCGTGACGAACAGATATTTGGTGCTCATCGTGGTCTCCTTCGTTCGGTCGGGTCGAGGTGTTCGAGGGGGTGAAGGGTCGTTTCCGAGAGGTTCGGACAGACGAGTCCGGGGACGGGAACGATCGAGCTCATGCGCGCATTCTTGGTAATATTAATCGTGCGTTCCGTTTTCGTCAAGAGGAGCGCGATGGCGGGACTCCTCGCCATTGCCGCATCGGCCGCGGCCGCCGCGCGCGCCGTCGATCTCGCCTG belongs to Thermoanaerobaculia bacterium and includes:
- the kdsA gene encoding 3-deoxy-8-phosphooctulonate synthase, with the translated sequence MSSSRIEIARGFAIGGGSPPLFFAGPCVIESRKHSLAMARKIRAVAEKTGARIVFKSSFDKANRSSISSFRGPGLEEGLDILAEVKEKTGLPVISDIHAPGQAAKAARVLDVLQIPAFLCRQTDLLTAAAETGKPINVKKGQFVAPPDMRFAVEKCAASGNRRVMLCERGTSFGYNNLVVDFRAFPMMAALGVPVVYDVTHSMQLPGGGKETGGVKQYAAALARAAAATGFVDGFFLEVHDDPDHAKSDASTQLDVKLLPRLVREVLEIAETARR
- a CDS encoding CTP synthase, translated to MSTKYLFVTGGVVSSLGKGIAASSIGALLEARGFTVALAKLDPYLNVDPGTMSPFQHGEVFVTDDGAETDLDLGHYERFTSMTGSRLNNTTTGRIYKAVIDKERRGDYLGKTVQVIPHITDEIKEAMRSVSSEADVVIIEIGGTVGDIESLPFLEAMRQFRLDVGRGNAVNIHLTLVPYIKASDELKTKPTQHSVKELLSIGIQPDILLCRTDRPLPLEIKRKIALFCNVPVEAVITARDVPSIYEVPLAFASENLDTQILDLLNLPHYERDLSKWESLVNRIKSPHGEVEIGVVGKYVDYGDSYKSLNEALVHGGIANDVKVKLTYIDAETLEGENYPEDLFRADAILVPGGFGKRGTEGMMRAIRYAREKKVPFFGICLGLQCAVIEFARNVCGLEGANSTEFDEEPKYKVIYKLRDLIGVDALGGTMRLGKYPAELSPGSFAARAYGESLVWDRHRHRYEVNQEYLPQLKQHGLSFTGMSPDGKFVEIIEIHDDHPWFLGCQFHPELKSKPFACHPLFRDFIRAAKAHRAAAKLETDAAAAERAGVRTDRT